The proteins below are encoded in one region of Sphingobium yanoikuyae:
- a CDS encoding calcium-binding protein, with protein MANRYGTKNNNILSGTTGRDRIVGRGGNDILYGRGGRDVLLGGSGGDRIHLGIASRYSDVFGSRIDGGEGTDLAYLYLSEMTQKLKILPNFERITADAGDGTASRTLVTIHGIEVLIAYLGTGDDYVLLGPREAIIRAGDGRDRLIGGDMHDDFRGDGGDDVLFGRGGGDSLDGGAGTDLILGGAGADDIVGADGADRLYGGDDRDTLSGGNGDDRIHGDAGDDILYGGSDADIMFGDDGADILWGEWGDDRLYGGSGNDQLDGGEGRDIVDGGAGDDAVAGGAGNDRIYGGLGADRLLGGAGKDRFVWRDLAEGGDTVRDFEQGVDRLVVAGRAVGGLTSVDDSNFSSNANGVAIDANDRFLYAQDSRMLFFDPDGSGAAPATLIAQIQFSVGIQLYASDIVIG; from the coding sequence ATGGCCAATCGCTACGGAACCAAGAATAACAATATTCTGAGCGGCACCACCGGTCGCGACCGGATCGTCGGGCGCGGCGGCAATGACATTCTCTATGGCCGCGGCGGCCGGGACGTACTGCTCGGCGGATCGGGTGGAGACCGCATCCATCTCGGCATTGCCAGCCGCTATTCGGACGTGTTCGGCAGCCGGATCGACGGTGGCGAGGGCACCGACCTCGCTTATCTCTACCTCAGCGAAATGACGCAGAAGCTGAAGATCCTGCCCAATTTCGAACGCATTACCGCCGATGCGGGCGACGGCACAGCCTCGCGCACCCTGGTCACGATCCACGGCATCGAAGTGCTGATCGCCTATCTGGGCACGGGCGACGATTATGTCCTGCTCGGCCCTCGCGAGGCGATCATCCGGGCCGGCGATGGCAGGGACAGGCTGATCGGCGGCGACATGCACGACGATTTCAGGGGCGATGGCGGCGATGACGTGCTGTTCGGCCGGGGCGGCGGCGACAGTCTGGATGGCGGCGCGGGCACGGATCTCATCCTTGGCGGCGCCGGCGCGGACGACATTGTCGGCGCCGACGGTGCCGATCGCCTATATGGCGGCGATGATCGCGATACGCTCTCGGGTGGCAACGGCGATGATCGCATCCATGGCGATGCCGGCGATGACATACTCTATGGCGGGTCGGACGCGGACATAATGTTCGGCGACGACGGCGCCGATATCCTGTGGGGCGAATGGGGCGACGACCGGCTCTATGGCGGCAGCGGCAATGACCAACTCGATGGCGGTGAAGGCCGCGACATAGTGGACGGAGGCGCCGGGGACGATGCCGTCGCCGGCGGCGCGGGCAATGACAGGATCTATGGCGGCCTCGGCGCCGATCGCCTGCTCGGCGGCGCCGGCAAGGATCGCTTTGTCTGGCGCGACCTGGCCGAAGGCGGCGATACCGTCCGCGATTTCGAACAGGGCGTGGATCGGCTGGTCGTGGCCGGCCGCGCCGTGGGTGGCCTGACCAGCGTGGACGACAGCAATTTTTCCAGCAATGCCAACGGCGTGGCAATCGATGCCAATGATCGATTCCTCTATGCGCAGGACAGCAGGATGCTGTTCTTCGATCCCGATGGCAGCGGCGCGGCCCCCGCCACGCTGATTGCCCAAATTCAGTTCAGCGTCGGCATCCAGCTTTACGCCAGCGACATCGTCATTGGATGA
- a CDS encoding M28 family metallopeptidase has product MRKLFSALPLVAMMGAAASAAPAEDDLAARGATWWRHVQILAADDMQGRGTGTPGYDKAADYVIGQFQALGLKPAGVEGYKQPIAFVEQTVLSGESRASLVGARGETALSVPGDIIFSGSGGPVPGAIDAPMVFAGYGLHLPEVGHDDFAGLDLKGKIVVVVSGGPAEISGALKSHARSERGHWLAAQGAVGMISLVTPGQVEIPWDRRKALASAPAVYYEDVAMRDTQTPFLNAQFDPARSADLFAGSGQDFAAIAAAADVSKPVASFPLALRLKAAVAARRVALSSPNLVAVMPGSDPKLAKDYVVLSAHLDGYGVGTPIKGDAIYNGALDNASGVASLIEIAKALKASKVKPKRSILFTIVTGEEKGLLGSRYFARRPTVPSKSIVADLNFDMALPIFKLTSVTPVGYDQSSLGQDAAAVSEAMGLPITPDPFPDRNVFIRSDQYAFIREGIPALFFKYGFKAGTPEATVEKAWRANIYHSPFDDANQPVMPAETAKLNDYVTAVTLRVANADTRPSWNSDSFFKRFVK; this is encoded by the coding sequence ATGCGCAAGCTGTTTTCCGCCCTGCCGCTGGTCGCGATGATGGGAGCGGCGGCCAGCGCCGCGCCGGCTGAGGATGATCTGGCGGCGCGCGGCGCGACATGGTGGCGCCATGTCCAGATATTGGCGGCGGACGACATGCAGGGGCGCGGCACCGGCACGCCGGGCTATGACAAGGCGGCCGACTATGTGATCGGCCAGTTTCAGGCATTGGGGCTGAAACCCGCCGGGGTCGAGGGCTATAAGCAGCCGATCGCCTTTGTCGAGCAGACGGTGCTGTCGGGCGAGAGCAGGGCCAGCCTGGTCGGCGCGCGTGGCGAGACGGCGTTGTCGGTGCCGGGCGACATCATCTTTTCCGGCAGCGGCGGCCCGGTGCCCGGCGCGATCGACGCGCCGATGGTGTTTGCGGGCTATGGCCTGCATCTGCCCGAAGTGGGCCATGACGATTTTGCCGGGCTGGACCTGAAAGGCAAGATCGTGGTGGTCGTTTCGGGCGGGCCGGCGGAGATCAGCGGCGCGCTCAAATCCCATGCCCGATCGGAACGGGGCCATTGGCTGGCGGCGCAGGGGGCGGTCGGCATGATCAGCCTGGTGACGCCGGGGCAGGTCGAGATTCCCTGGGACCGGCGCAAGGCGCTGGCGAGCGCGCCGGCGGTCTATTATGAGGATGTGGCGATGCGTGACACGCAGACGCCCTTCCTCAATGCCCAGTTCGACCCGGCCCGGTCGGCCGACCTGTTCGCCGGCAGCGGCCAGGACTTCGCGGCGATCGCGGCGGCCGCCGACGTGTCGAAGCCGGTCGCTAGCTTCCCGCTGGCGCTGCGGCTCAAGGCGGCGGTCGCGGCCAGGCGGGTGGCCTTGTCCTCGCCCAATCTGGTGGCGGTGATGCCGGGCAGCGACCCCAAGCTGGCCAAGGATTATGTCGTGCTGTCGGCGCATCTGGACGGCTATGGCGTCGGCACGCCGATCAAGGGCGACGCCATCTATAATGGCGCGCTGGACAATGCGTCGGGCGTCGCCAGCCTGATCGAGATCGCCAAGGCGTTGAAGGCGAGCAAGGTGAAGCCGAAACGATCCATCCTGTTCACCATCGTCACCGGCGAGGAAAAGGGCCTGTTGGGATCGCGCTATTTCGCGCGGCGGCCGACCGTGCCGAGCAAGAGCATCGTCGCCGACCTCAATTTCGACATGGCGCTGCCGATCTTCAAGCTGACCAGCGTGACCCCGGTCGGCTATGACCAGAGCAGCCTGGGCCAGGATGCGGCGGCGGTGAGCGAGGCGATGGGCCTGCCGATCACGCCCGATCCCTTCCCCGACCGCAACGTCTTCATCCGGTCCGACCAATATGCCTTCATCCGCGAGGGGATACCGGCGCTGTTCTTCAAATATGGTTTCAAGGCCGGGACGCCGGAAGCGACGGTGGAGAAGGCGTGGCGCGCGAACATCTATCATTCGCCCTTCGACGACGCGAACCAGCCGGTGATGCCGGCCGAGACGGCGAAGCTGAACGATTATGTGACCGCGGTGACGCTGCGGGTCGCCAATGCGGACACGCGGCCGAGCTGGAACAGCGACAGCTTCTTCAAGCGGTTCGTGAAATAG
- a CDS encoding tetratricopeptide repeat protein — protein MRFAFLLPVIASVLAAPATAQSPDQARSYEGLRPSWDNLYNVDSGVYGDFRSPQYGQVRHLMQQGHYAQADKALDRIMSGSNDLEARFLKGVTALALNNPEGARRYFERALPHGRSGHPGAMSGLALAEIRLGNPDAARDLLQKLEYQKGKCAANCDRAQAIDQAIGVVTKALG, from the coding sequence ATGCGTTTCGCGTTTCTTCTACCGGTAATCGCTTCCGTACTCGCCGCCCCGGCGACAGCCCAGTCGCCCGATCAGGCCCGCTCTTACGAAGGGCTCCGTCCCAGCTGGGACAATCTCTACAACGTCGATTCGGGCGTCTATGGGGATTTTCGATCGCCGCAATATGGCCAGGTCCGCCATTTGATGCAGCAAGGCCATTATGCCCAGGCCGACAAGGCGCTGGACAGGATCATGAGCGGATCGAACGATCTTGAGGCGCGCTTCCTGAAAGGGGTGACGGCGCTGGCGCTCAACAATCCCGAAGGCGCACGGCGCTATTTCGAACGGGCATTGCCCCATGGACGCAGCGGCCATCCCGGCGCCATGTCGGGCCTGGCGCTGGCCGAAATCCGCCTCGGCAATCCTGATGCAGCGCGCGACCTGCTCCAAAAGCTGGAATATCAGAAGGGGAAATGCGCCGCCAACTGCGATCGGGCGCAGGCCATCGATCAGGCCATTGGTGTCGTGACCAAGGCGCTCGGCTGA
- a CDS encoding FAD-dependent oxidoreductase, with amino-acid sequence MDRRAFLATMAGAAGAAGLVSCHQASGKPAALIHPRRTALAGEAWADADVVVYGATPAGVIAAVSAANLGASAVLIGGWREIQPGGMLAGGLSWTDIRDIDAVGGYARTTMAALAASGGMPGNRYAFDPAVAAPYFRDLLDAAGVPVLWSDGVETVDRTDRAIREIITRSGVRAHGRIFIDASYEGDLMARAGISTRVGREAADRANPYNGYRGSRYELLTRTDPPQKDNILPIDPFFDQPSGRLIAGVDPAPNRPVGAADDGVQAYCFRLTMTDRPELRLDLPATAPDGYREADYELLFRDFDRRRRAGQVYGRDWHFARDLVKADEVAPGIYDINNRGTMSLDAVGLNRAYPAADYDARERIWKAHENYIRGWFHAMAHGRDPRIPAGLQRDVRNWGLVRGRHTDCHPADTPGWSPQLYVREARRLDNGLAWSGRDVSDIDGVPPRLPSIVAMASYWQDSHAASRIAVRDERGQWGIVNEGHFMLPAGGKYQRSPLPFELMVPHRDQCTNLMVPFCVAATHQAFSTIRMEPTSMALGEAAGTAAALAVINRDRVDIQDVDTYRLQQMIVANGGVIQGVTNWELLQRKLKHRLDRLRG; translated from the coding sequence ATGGACAGACGCGCGTTTCTGGCGACGATGGCGGGCGCGGCGGGTGCAGCCGGCCTGGTCAGCTGCCATCAGGCCAGCGGCAAGCCGGCCGCCCTCATCCATCCGCGCCGCACCGCGCTTGCCGGGGAAGCCTGGGCCGATGCCGATGTCGTCGTCTATGGCGCCACCCCCGCCGGCGTCATCGCTGCGGTCAGCGCCGCCAATCTGGGCGCGTCGGCGGTGCTGATCGGCGGCTGGCGCGAAATCCAGCCCGGCGGCATGCTGGCCGGCGGGCTCAGCTGGACCGACATACGCGATATCGATGCGGTCGGCGGCTATGCCCGCACCACCATGGCCGCGCTGGCGGCGTCCGGCGGCATGCCGGGCAATCGCTACGCCTTCGACCCGGCCGTTGCCGCCCCCTATTTCCGCGACCTGCTCGACGCCGCCGGGGTGCCGGTCCTCTGGTCGGACGGGGTCGAGACCGTCGACCGGACCGATCGCGCCATCCGCGAGATCATCACCCGCTCGGGCGTTCGCGCCCATGGCCGCATCTTCATCGACGCCTCCTATGAAGGCGACCTGATGGCCCGCGCCGGCATCAGCACCAGGGTCGGGCGCGAAGCCGCCGACCGGGCCAATCCCTATAATGGCTATCGCGGGTCACGCTATGAGCTGCTGACCCGGACCGATCCGCCGCAGAAGGACAATATCCTGCCGATCGACCCTTTCTTCGACCAGCCGTCGGGCCGTCTGATCGCCGGGGTCGATCCCGCGCCGAACCGGCCGGTCGGCGCTGCCGACGATGGCGTGCAGGCCTATTGCTTCCGCCTGACCATGACCGATCGGCCCGAACTGCGGCTCGACCTGCCTGCCACCGCGCCCGATGGCTATCGCGAGGCCGACTATGAACTGCTGTTTCGCGATTTCGACCGGCGCCGGCGCGCCGGCCAGGTCTATGGCCGGGACTGGCATTTCGCCCGCGATCTGGTGAAGGCGGACGAGGTCGCGCCGGGCATCTACGACATCAACAATCGCGGCACCATGTCGCTCGACGCGGTCGGCCTCAACCGCGCCTATCCGGCGGCCGACTATGATGCGCGCGAACGCATATGGAAGGCGCATGAAAATTATATTCGCGGCTGGTTCCATGCCATGGCCCATGGCCGCGATCCTCGCATTCCCGCCGGGCTGCAACGCGATGTGCGCAACTGGGGCCTGGTGCGCGGCCGCCACACCGATTGCCATCCCGCCGACACGCCCGGCTGGTCGCCCCAGCTCTATGTGCGCGAGGCGCGCCGGCTGGACAATGGCCTTGCCTGGTCGGGCCGGGACGTGTCGGATATTGATGGCGTGCCCCCGCGCCTCCCCTCGATCGTCGCCATGGCCTCCTACTGGCAGGACAGCCACGCCGCCAGCCGCATCGCGGTCCGGGACGAACGGGGGCAATGGGGCATCGTCAATGAAGGCCATTTCATGCTGCCCGCCGGCGGCAAATATCAACGCTCGCCGCTGCCCTTCGAACTGATGGTGCCGCATCGCGACCAGTGCACCAACCTCATGGTGCCCTTCTGCGTCGCGGCGACCCACCAGGCCTTTTCCACCATCCGCATGGAGCCGACCTCGATGGCGCTGGGCGAAGCGGCCGGCACCGCCGCCGCCCTGGCCGTGATCAACCGCGACCGGGTCGATATCCAGGATGTCGACACCTATCGGCTGCAACAGATGATCGTCGCCAATGGCGGCGTAATCCAGGGCGTGACCAACTGGGAATTGCTGCAGAGGAAGCTGAAGCATCGCCTCGACCGTCTGCGCGGCTGA
- a CDS encoding glutathione S-transferase family protein has product MIIYGARPSPFVRKVIVFAAEKGIAVEVRPAGFGKGGAEFERASPFGKIPALVDGDFAISDSTAIITYMDALYPEPNLIPTEAKARARTIWYEEFADTIAQPVGVDIFFNRVVGKLLDMPHDPARADRAEAEKMPGIYDYLEAVLPDSGWLVEDRFTLADIAVACPLINVCYCSNGLKDGRWPRVKAWLDGLRARPSFAGAMAQEARMLGKAV; this is encoded by the coding sequence ATGATCATCTATGGCGCGCGACCGTCGCCCTTTGTGCGCAAGGTCATTGTCTTTGCAGCGGAAAAGGGGATCGCGGTCGAGGTGCGGCCGGCCGGATTCGGCAAGGGCGGCGCAGAGTTCGAGCGGGCGTCCCCCTTCGGTAAGATCCCGGCCCTGGTCGACGGCGATTTCGCGATCAGCGATTCGACCGCGATCATAACCTATATGGACGCGCTGTATCCCGAGCCGAACCTGATCCCGACCGAGGCGAAGGCGCGGGCGCGGACGATATGGTATGAGGAATTTGCCGACACCATCGCCCAGCCGGTGGGTGTCGACATCTTCTTCAACCGGGTGGTCGGCAAGCTGCTCGACATGCCGCATGACCCGGCCCGTGCCGACCGGGCGGAGGCGGAGAAGATGCCGGGCATCTATGATTATCTGGAGGCGGTTCTGCCCGATAGCGGCTGGCTGGTGGAGGATCGCTTCACTTTGGCCGACATTGCCGTCGCCTGTCCGCTGATCAATGTCTGCTATTGCAGCAACGGGCTGAAGGACGGCCGCTGGCCCAGGGTGAAGGCCTGGCTCGACGGATTGCGGGCGCGGCCGAGCTTTGCCGGGGCGATGGCGCAGGAGGCGCGGATGCTGGGCAAGGCTGTATAA
- a CDS encoding head GIN domain-containing protein, with protein sequence MEIMMPRLPLPRHLTLATLLAIGLATSACSRGNDHQSGGGNGDSPAAASTPQNWAELKDFSRIDVTGPDNVVVTIGPKFSVTADGDPKSVALLDIRVKADTLQIGRKSEGMWNKVDGGKGATIHVTLPAIRAIDVTGSGDFTLDKAEGTELALSLTGSGDLDIGQVKLGSLKAEITGSGSITLAGTADQGELSITGTGDIDAAGLKLGRAAAEVMGTGDMDFASDGPVAIKIMGTGDVKVKGKAQCTTNTMGPGEAHCGP encoded by the coding sequence ATGGAGATAATGATGCCGCGCCTGCCCCTGCCCCGTCACCTGACCCTCGCCACCCTGCTCGCCATCGGCCTTGCCACCAGCGCCTGCTCGCGCGGCAACGACCATCAGTCCGGCGGCGGCAACGGCGACTCCCCGGCCGCCGCCAGCACCCCGCAGAACTGGGCCGAGCTCAAGGATTTCAGCCGCATCGACGTGACCGGACCTGACAATGTCGTCGTCACCATCGGCCCCAAATTCTCGGTCACCGCCGATGGCGATCCCAAGTCGGTCGCCCTGCTCGACATCCGAGTGAAGGCCGACACGCTCCAGATCGGCCGCAAGTCCGAAGGCATGTGGAACAAGGTCGACGGCGGCAAGGGCGCGACCATCCATGTCACCCTGCCCGCGATCCGCGCGATCGACGTCACCGGCTCGGGCGACTTCACGCTCGACAAGGCGGAAGGGACCGAACTCGCCCTCTCGCTCACCGGCTCGGGCGATCTCGACATCGGCCAGGTGAAGCTTGGCAGCCTCAAGGCGGAAATCACCGGATCGGGCAGCATCACCCTCGCCGGCACCGCCGATCAGGGCGAATTGTCGATCACCGGCACCGGCGACATCGATGCCGCCGGGCTGAAGCTCGGCCGTGCCGCCGCCGAAGTCATGGGCACCGGCGACATGGACTTTGCCTCCGACGGTCCGGTCGCTATCAAGATCATGGGCACCGGCGACGTCAAGGTGAAGGGCAAGGCGCAATGCACGACGAACACGATGGGACCGGGCGAAGCGCATTGCGGCCCCTGA
- a CDS encoding GIN domain-containing protein, producing the protein MHDEHDGTGRSALRPLMLAAAAALAGASPAGAATRGYTITSFDQIRVDAPVTVIITTGTGVSARAEGDQRALDRLRVDVSGRLAIISMERPEPGEKGLGPATIRLSTGEVNRVVLTGGGAVAVSAMKGLTGEIVQGGNGDVSVASLQLDNLQVTLAGGGRTTLAGTAGVANLRISGPGAIVADHLVARQAAILNDGSGNVALTANGPVSIRSTGSGDVSVAGKPICTVENEGTGRIQCGAEGF; encoded by the coding sequence ATGCACGACGAACACGATGGGACCGGGCGAAGCGCATTGCGGCCCCTGATGCTGGCAGCGGCGGCGGCACTGGCCGGGGCTTCCCCCGCCGGCGCCGCCACCCGCGGCTATACCATCACCAGCTTCGACCAGATCCGCGTCGACGCCCCGGTCACGGTCATCATCACCACCGGCACCGGCGTCTCGGCGCGGGCGGAGGGGGACCAGCGCGCGCTCGACCGGCTGCGCGTCGATGTCTCGGGCCGCCTCGCCATCATCTCGATGGAACGGCCAGAACCGGGCGAAAAGGGTCTCGGCCCCGCGACCATCCGCCTCTCCACCGGCGAAGTGAACCGCGTCGTCCTGACCGGCGGCGGCGCCGTCGCGGTCAGCGCGATGAAGGGCCTCACTGGCGAGATCGTCCAGGGCGGCAATGGCGATGTCAGCGTCGCCTCGCTCCAGCTCGACAATCTCCAGGTCACGCTCGCCGGCGGTGGCCGCACCACGCTCGCCGGCACCGCCGGCGTCGCCAATCTGCGTATCAGCGGCCCCGGCGCGATCGTCGCCGACCATCTGGTCGCGCGCCAGGCCGCGATCCTCAACGACGGCTCGGGCAATGTCGCCCTGACCGCCAACGGCCCGGTCAGCATCCGCTCGACCGGATCGGGCGATGTCAGCGTTGCCGGCAAGCCGATCTGCACCGTCGAAAATGAAGGCACCGGCCGCATCCAGTGCGGCGCCGAGGGCTTCTGA